The Flammeovirga yaeyamensis genome segment TTGAGATTGATTTTAACAGTATTTTAATTGAAATACTCAATAAACTACGACTTTTTGATATTCGAAAAACTAGGGTATAAAAAAAGCCACCCATAAGGTGGCTTTAAAAATAAATATATTTTTGAAGCTTATTCAGCTGTCAATTCAACTAATTTGAAACCTTGACCGTGAACGTTCACGATTCTTAAATTATCGTCAGGTTTCAAGAACTTTCTAAGCTTTGTGATATACACGTCCATACTTCTTGAGTTGAAGTAGTTATCGTCTAACCATATTTTCTTTAAAGCTAAAGAACGGTCCATAATTTCATTCTTATGAATAGCCAATAAACGTAATAAGGCAGATTCTTTAGAAGTAAGACGTTGCTCAGCTCCGTCAACATTGTGTTTCAACATTTGTGCGTTGAAATCGAATGTAAATTGACCAATTTCGAAAATTGTTTGTTTTTCTTTCGAATCAGTTTTGCTCTTAGTTCTGCGAAGGATAGAAGTAATACGAGCTAAAAGCTCTTCCATACTAAATGGCTTAGTAATGTAATCATCCGCACCTACTTCGAAACCTCTTAATGTATCTTCTTTCATCGACTTTGCAGTCAAGAAGAAAATTGGAATATCAACATCAG includes the following:
- a CDS encoding response regulator transcription factor, whose protein sequence is MDKTRILLAEDDPNLGMLLTEYLEVKNFEVTRAQDGEEALRAYQDGDHDLCIFDVMMPKMDGFTLAERIRKSDVDIPIFFLTAKSMKEDTLRGFEVGADDYITKPFSMEELLARITSILRRTKSKTDSKEKQTIFEIGQFTFDFNAQMLKHNVDGAEQRLTSKESALLRLLAIHKNEIMDRSLALKKIWLDDNYFNSRSMDVYITKLRKFLKPDDNLRIVNVHGQGFKLVELTAE